Proteins from a single region of Neomonachus schauinslandi chromosome 10, ASM220157v2, whole genome shotgun sequence:
- the MTLN gene encoding mitoregulin: MADVSERTLQLSVLVAFASGVLVGWQANRLRRRYLDWRKRRLQDKLATTQKKLDLA; this comes from the coding sequence ATGGCGGACGTGTCAGAGCGGACGCTGCAGCTGTCTGTGCTGGTGGCCTTCGCGTCCGGAGTGCTGGTGGGCTGGCAGGCGAACCGGCTGCGGAGGCGCTACCTGGACTGGAGGAAGCGGAGGCTGCAGGACAAGCTGGCGACGACTCAGAAAAAGCTGGACCTGGCTTGA